The following proteins are co-located in the Gavia stellata isolate bGavSte3 chromosome 18, bGavSte3.hap2, whole genome shotgun sequence genome:
- the LOC132318637 gene encoding uncharacterized protein LOC132318637, translating to MGPLKKEEEEQSIILISDDEAESTLGNSVLLVDPLEKTALGEEKSEQVVDEECELMVTFCKQGKVMPHARYDCTIHPFERMECDTCSPLGKNADICNQCYCYICDKLASECQNWTTPSLCHCNAHNKSKFWKDQRDFALAGVLVMFNLELTDIDADLQHGGSLLLKFIQELSVEYNKYLVGERMPPTEHECFCLPKLPPGQCNTCRSRNMEVVYKYSGVFALVTRFLNQAERESPKAAAVMFLGAAKEIALHKDPALSWQNLGHTASLKIAVPCLLQRITTQLQRMLVLCDFPKNLYEKFVNFFQSISLPCHCFGFSNSLNVVPWDHVLLTTVLKGQNITGQRTQKGRKVFLWETLPVIEARVEKLVEKKNYKEVVRYLRAVKCSDTKGLRDLRDKIPFYLCKTGDFLDAAHSLLFPVNSLACCTACRITPFQFEVYLKMFRTGSVPSGKDMLDSGPWITVGKCDFLLTYV from the exons ATGGGGCCattgaaaaaagaagaggaagagcagagcatAATCCTGATCAGTGATGATGAAGCTGAGAGCACGCTTGGAAATTCAGTTCTGTTAGTAGACCCACTGG AGAAGACTGCCCTGGGAGAGGAGAAATCTGAACAAGTTGTGGATGAGGAATGTGAACTCATGGTTACTTTCTGTAAACAAGGAAAAGTGATGCCTCATGCGAGATATGACTGTACAATACACCCCTTTGA GCGAATGGAATGTGATACATGCTCACCCCTTGGGAAAAATGCTGATATTTGTAATCAATGCTACTGCTACATTTGTGATAAACTAGCTTCTGAG tGCCAGAATTGGACAACCCCTTCCCTCTGTCACTGCAATGCacacaacaaaagcaaattctggAAGGACCAGCGTGACTTTGCCTTGGCTGGTGTTCTTGTAATGTTCAATTTGGAGCTCACAGATATAGACGCAGACCTTCAGCATGGTG GAAGTCTTCTACTAAAATTTATTCAGGAACTTTCTGTGGAATACAATAAGTATCTGGTTGGAGAAAGAATGCCTCCCACAGAACATGAATGCTTTTGCCTCCCAAAATTGCCTCCTGGGCAATGCAATACCTGCAGATCACGCAACATGGAGGTTGTATACAA GTATTCTGGAGTTTTTGCGCTGGTAACGAGATTTTTAAATCAGGCAGAAAGAGAGAGTCCtaaagctgctgctgtcatgTTTCTGGGAGCAGCTAAAGAGATAGCGCTTCATAAAGACCCTGCTTT AAGCTGGCAGAACCTCGGTCATACTGCTTCATTAAAGATTGCTGTCCCTTGTCTGTTGCAAAG GATCACAACACAACTTCAGAGGATGCTGGTGTTGTGTGACTTTCCAAAAAATTTGTATGAAaagtttgttaatttttttcagtccatCTCACTTCCATGTCACTGTTTTGGCTTCTCAAATAG CTTGAATGTTGTGCCGTGGGACCATGTATTGCTGACCACAGTTTTAAAAGGCCAGAACATCACCGGTCAAAGAAcgcagaaaggaagaaaagtgtttCTGTGGGAAACACTCCCTGTTATAGAGGCTCGAGTGGAGAAATTagtagagaaaaagaa ctATAAAGAAGTTGTTCGCTACCTGAGAGCTGTGAAATGCAGTGATACTAAAGG gTTAAGAGACCTTCGAGATAAAATCCCATTCTATTTGTGTAAAACTGGAGACTTCCTTGACGCTGCGCATTCGCTGTTGTTTCCCGTCAACAGCCTCGCCTGCTGTACTGCCTGCCGGATAACACCCTTTCAGTTTGAGGTCTACCTGAAGATGTTCAGAACAGGCAGTGTCCCCTCTGGAAAGGATATGCTAGACTCTGGACCCTGGATTACAGTTGGCAAGTGTGATTTCTTGCTTACATATGTTTAA